TGGAACTGGTTACCCTAGACAGCTCAAGGGTGAGGAGATTCCTTTAGGAGCTAGAATCCTTTCATTGGTGGAAGCGTATGAAGTCATGGTTGCGGGTAGACCTTATCAAGAGGCTATGACCCATGAACAAGCGATGAAAGAAATAATCGACTGCTCGGGAACACAATTTGATCCACACATCGTAAAAAAATTTATTAAGGTAGTAGAGAATATTAAACTCTAAAATAAGGAGATTCATAAGGATTGACTTGGTAACTGATATGGAGTTGGGATAATGAGTCAGAACATTATTGAAGTTAAGCAACTGGTGAAAAGCTATGATGATTTTGCGGCCGTAAAGGGGATTAGCTTCGAAGTGGAGCGGGGCGAGATTTTTGGATTTCTTGGCCCTAATGGAGCAGGGAAAAGTACGACTATTAACATGCTATGTACAACTGTTAAACCTAGTGATGGTACTGCCCTTGTGAATGGATATGATATTGTTAAGGATCAATCGAAGGTCCGCGAAAGCATAGGAATCATTTTTCAAGAAAATAGCTTAGATATTAAAATGACGGCAAAAGAGAACCTCATGCTCCATTGCCGTCTTTATGCTGTTCCCAAAAAGGAACGAGAGCATCGGATTGACCTGTTGTTGAAAATAGTGGAATTAAATGACCGCAAAGATAAAATGGTAGAATTCTTTTCCGGTGGGATGAAAAGGCGGTTAGAAATTGCACGCGGGTTACTCCATTATCCGAAGGTATTATTCCTTGATGAACCAATGGTAGGACTAGACCCACAGACTAGAGCACGAATCTGGGAATATATTAAAATGTTAAAGGAAGAGCACGGAACAACAATCTTTCTAACAACCCATTATATGGATGAGGCAGAAGTATGTAGTCGAATTGCAATCATTGATCATGGCGAAGTCATAGCAATTGATACACCAGCAAATCTTAAGCAATCTGTTGGTGGAGATGTGGTGGAACTAGGGACAGAGAATAACCAGCATGCGATAATCGAACTTAAACAAAAATATTCAATTCAGGCAGTAGACAAGGATGGGCTTGTATCATTCCAGATTGATCAAGGCACACAACAAATTAGTTCACTAATTAAAGAGTTGGAGACGCCAATTGTTACACTGAATTTACGCCGACCTACATTGAACGATGTTTTCTTGAAGTTAACAGGAAGACAAATTCGTGAGGAAGAATTGACCGAGAAAGATATCATGCGAGAACGGATGCGTAGAGGAAGGCATTAATTATTTTAGATCAACTTGAATAATTTATGGAGGAAATCTCATTGGAAGCAATCTATGGCATATGGTATCGTGATGTAATTAAGTTTTTAAGAGACAAACCACGCTTGTTCGGGGCTTTAGCAATGTCATTTTTATTTTTAATCGTATTCGGTTCTGGACTAGGTGGGGCGATGCGCTCGATGATGGCCGTTGGTGGGTCCACTGTAACCTTTGACTATGCACAATATATGTTCCCTGGGATTCTGGCAGTAACAATATTAAACACATCAATATTCTCAGCCCTATCAGTTGTACAAGATAAAGAGTATGGGTATTTTAAAGAAATCCTGGTATCGCCGATTCCGAGGGTATTTATAGTGCTTGGCAAGGGGCTGGGGGGAACAACAGTTGCTGTAATGCAAAGTCTAGTGATGTTTATCTTTGCTCCCTTAATCGGATTAAAGGTTACACTGTTGATGGTACTACAAATCATACCTGTCATGTTTTTGTTAGCGCTTACTTTATCAGGTGTAGGATTATTTCTAGCAAGTACGATTCAATCTTCAACAGGATTTCAGGTTATAGTTCAACTATTGATTTTCCCAATGTTATTTATGTCAGGGGCCTTCTTTCCATTAACTGGATTGCCTAGATGGCTAGAACTAGCAGTTATTTTTAACCCTTTGACTTATGCGGTCGATGTGTTCAAGAAGATTATACTGCAGCTGGATCAAATGCCTCGGGAACTAGTGGAAGCAATGGGACTCGAGCTACAGGTATTCGGATATACCGTATCGATTTGGCAGGAGATTGCGATGATTGTGATTGTTGGTATTGTGTTTATTTCACTAGCGACTAGAAATTTCGTTCGTAACACATGAAACCTTTTCCGTATATGTTCGTCCTAATATAATAGATAGAAACAAAAAAGAACATAAGGAGTGGAAAGTATGAGGGTGAAGAATAAAATTGGGAAGCTATTAATAGGGACAGCATTAGTGTCTAGTATGTTATTTGGGTGTGAAGTCGAGCCGGATAAAGCAATTGTGGTAACAACCCCAGGTAGTGAAACTAATCAAGAACACCAAAAGCCAGTGGTCGGGATCGTTGCAGGGGAATTAGAAAGTGATGCGACGATTTCTATAGGACAAGATGGAATTGTTCGCGTTGTGTATGCATTGAAAAATCAGACGGAACAAGAAATGGAGCTTGTGTTTCCAAGTGGATTAAAAGCAGATTACATAGTATATGATGAAACTGGGAAACAAGTAAAGCAATTCTCGGAAGATAAGATGTTTACCATGGCCATTGAAACAATGATCTTAAAGCAAGGGGAAGATTTAGTTTATACTTTTGAGATTGAGGGTCTAGGTAAAGGAAAATATACAATTAAACTGTTTTTAAATGTTGCAGATACTCCTGCTGAAATTGTAAAAGAATTTACGATTGAATAGCTTTTACAATTTCACATATTTCTAAGACAATTGCACGAGAATTCCTGGATATTCTATATGTGTACCAATCACACACATAGTAAGAATATGAAAGGAGCTTGTAAATGAACAAAAAGAAGATACTTACAGCTACACTAGCATTATCACTTGCGTTACCAGTAGCAGCATTTGCTGCAGAGCCTGCTAGCATTCATGAGAAACTAAAGGAATTTGGAAAGAATCGTATTGGAGCGGTAGCGAAGATTGCAAGTGGAGAAATCGTGCCAGGTGAAATGAAGGGAAGAGGTTTCGGAAAAGTCCCGTTTGACGCAAGCCAGCTTACGGAAGAACAAAAAGCTGAGATGAAAGCAAAGATGGAAGAAAGAAGAGCAGATATGGAAGCAAAGCGTGCTGAAATTGAAGCGAAGATTGCAAGTGGAGAAATCGTACCAGGTGAAATGAAGGGAAGAGGTTTCGGAAAAGTCCCGTTTGACGCAAGCCAGCTAACAGAAGAACAAAAGGCTGAGATGAAAGTAAAGATGGAAGAAAGAAGAGCAAACATGGAAGCGAAGCGTGCAGAAATTGAAGCGAAGA
The Desulfuribacillus stibiiarsenatis DNA segment above includes these coding regions:
- a CDS encoding ABC transporter permease, whose amino-acid sequence is MEAIYGIWYRDVIKFLRDKPRLFGALAMSFLFLIVFGSGLGGAMRSMMAVGGSTVTFDYAQYMFPGILAVTILNTSIFSALSVVQDKEYGYFKEILVSPIPRVFIVLGKGLGGTTVAVMQSLVMFIFAPLIGLKVTLLMVLQIIPVMFLLALTLSGVGLFLASTIQSSTGFQVIVQLLIFPMLFMSGAFFPLTGLPRWLELAVIFNPLTYAVDVFKKIILQLDQMPRELVEAMGLELQVFGYTVSIWQEIAMIVIVGIVFISLATRNFVRNT
- a CDS encoding ATP-binding cassette domain-containing protein; protein product: MSQNIIEVKQLVKSYDDFAAVKGISFEVERGEIFGFLGPNGAGKSTTINMLCTTVKPSDGTALVNGYDIVKDQSKVRESIGIIFQENSLDIKMTAKENLMLHCRLYAVPKKEREHRIDLLLKIVELNDRKDKMVEFFSGGMKRRLEIARGLLHYPKVLFLDEPMVGLDPQTRARIWEYIKMLKEEHGTTIFLTTHYMDEAEVCSRIAIIDHGEVIAIDTPANLKQSVGGDVVELGTENNQHAIIELKQKYSIQAVDKDGLVSFQIDQGTQQISSLIKELETPIVTLNLRRPTLNDVFLKLTGRQIREEELTEKDIMRERMRRGRH
- a CDS encoding BsuPI-related putative proteinase inhibitor; amino-acid sequence: MRVKNKIGKLLIGTALVSSMLFGCEVEPDKAIVVTTPGSETNQEHQKPVVGIVAGELESDATISIGQDGIVRVVYALKNQTEQEMELVFPSGLKADYIVYDETGKQVKQFSEDKMFTMAIETMILKQGEDLVYTFEIEGLGKGKYTIKLFLNVADTPAEIVKEFTIE